The Persephonella sp. DNA segment TTCAACAGTTGCTGTTATAAATGTATTTCTTTATAAATACCACAAAAATTTCGATCTTGCAGCTGATGTAATTCTTGTTCTTATGTTTGCTGTTTTAAACCTTCTCATTATTACAGGAGGTCTGGAGAGAACAGGAATATTCTGGATATATACCTTTCCTTTGCTTACATTTTTCCTAAAAAGTATTAAGAAAGCTCTGATATGGAATGGCATATTAATCTCTTCATTTTTGTTCCTCATTTTTTTGCAGAAAACAGGCTTTTTGAAAATCGCTTACAATTTTGTAGAAATGAGGCAGGCTTTATCAGCCTATCTGGCAGTTTTTCTGATATCATTTTTTTATTCTTATATCCTGAAAAATCTCAACAAAAAACTTTGGAAAGCATCTATTTATGATCCATTGACTGATCTTTACAACCGTAAATACATATACCAGAACCTTGAACTTGAGATAGAGAGGATAAAAAGAGGACTAAGAGAAAAGATCTGTATTGTATACATTGATATTGATAACTTTAAAGTTGTAAATGATTTAGAGGGGCATGTAACAGGGGACAAGGTTTTACAAGAAATTGCACATATAGTA contains these protein-coding regions:
- a CDS encoding GGDEF domain-containing protein, which translates into the protein MITYFKEYQENLLYSLTLVGSSFTYLYGGVHLYNGDYFIGICEVALSTVAVINVFLYKYHKNFDLAADVILVLMFAVLNLLIITGGLERTGIFWIYTFPLLTFFLKSIKKALIWNGILISSFLFLIFLQKTGFLKIAYNFVEMRQALSAYLAVFLISFFYSYILKNLNKKLWKASIYDPLTDLYNRKYIYQNLELEIERIKRGLREKICIVYIDIDNFKVVNDLEGHVTGDKVLQEIAHIVKNNFRKVDLLGRVGGDEFLLIVENCNVEKIRKRLGKIKTEIENKFTKYKLSLSYGIVKLPEETIDIEKALKMADERMYAMKKKNKGLKIV